In Streptomyces erythrochromogenes, the DNA window CGATCCGAAGGCCACCGCCGGATGGATGTCGACGGTCTTCGAGGTCAGCTTCGGCTGGAGCATGTAGTTCTCGAACTGCTGGTAGACCACGACGAACACGAGGACGTACAGCGCGTACCAGGGGTTGACGGTGAAGGCGAGCAGGACCGGCAGCGCGCCCGCGAGATAGGTGCCGATGGTGGGGATGAACTGCGAGACCAGCCCCACCCACACGGCGAGCGCGGGCGCGTACGGCACTCCGAGGACCGCCAGCACGACGTAGGTCGCGACACCCGAGATCAGCGCCATCAGTCCGCGGGAGTAGATGTAGCCGCCCGTCTTGGCGACGGCGATCTCCCAGGCGCGCAGCACCTCGGCCTGCTTCGCGGGCGGCAGCACGGAGCACAGCGCGCGCCGCAGCCGCGGTCCGTCGGCGGCGAAGTAGAAGGAGAACAGCCCGATCGTCAGCAGCTTGAAGAGCCCGCCGAGCACCGTGGCGGACACGTCGAGCACGCCGGACGCGCTGTTCTGCACGTACTTGCGCAGCCAGTCGGAGCGCAGCACGCTCTCCTGGATCTCCAGCCGGGACAGATCGGTGTGGAAGGTGGAGTTGATGAAGTTGATCACCGAGTCGATGTAGCCCGGGAAGCCCTCCACCATGGCCACGATCTGTCCGGCGAGCAGGGAGCCGAGCAGCGCGAGGAACCCCACGGACACGACGAACACCGCCGTGAACATCAGGAAGGTGGCGAGCCCCCGGCGCATGCCGCCGGCCGCCATCCTGGCGACCGCGGGCTCGATCGCGAGCGCGAGGAAGAACGCGATCAGGATGTTGACGAGCAGCCCGATCAGCTGGTGGAAGGCCCAGCTGCCGAGCTGGAAGCAGGCGACGAGGCCCAGTACGAGGACCACCGCGCGCGGCAGCCAGCGCGGCATGCGCTCGTCGCCCCCGGCCGGCGGAGCGTCGACCGGTGGCCTGCCGGGGCCGGCGGGACCCTGCGGCGAGGCGGGATCGGCGGGCCAGGCCGCCCCCGTGCCCGCCGCGCCCGGGTCGGGCTCCGGCTCCGGCTCCGGCTCCGGGCCGGAAGCGGCCGGTGCGGCGGGGGCCGCACCCGGGTCGGCCGCCCGGGGCGGCGGCAGCGCGCCCTGGACGGCTGCGGGCTGGTCGGTCGTCTCTTCGGTGGCTCCCACGCCGCCAAGTCTGTCCCACCGACGGCCCGTGCCGCGAAAAAGCGCTGCCCGCCCGCTCTTCCGGCACGGCGCGGCGCCGCGCGGCGGCCCGGCGCGCGTCAGCGCAGCGAGGCTGGCACGTCCATGGCCGAACACACCGCGCGCCACACGTCCTTGGTCTCCCAGCCCGCATCCAGCGCCTGGTGGACGGTCAGGCCACCCAGCTCCGCCATGACGTGGTCCCGCGCGAAGGAGTCGGCATAGCCGGCACCGAAGTGCTCGGCCATCCGCTCCCAGAAAATCGTCAACCGCATGCCCCCAGTATCCCGCCCCGGGAGAGTGCACCGACGGTGTTCGCCCGGCACCCCCGCGTCACCGCGTCCTACGTTGCACGCATGCCCGGAGACGAAGCTTCCCCGCAGAACGCGCCATCCCCGCGATCCCCGCGCCCCCCGCAGGCCCCCGCGCACACCCCGCCCGCCCCGCCCGCCCCGCGGCCCCCGTCGGACCCGCAGCCCGCCCTGGCCCGCGCCGAGCGGTTCATCTGGCTCACGGCCCGCGTGCTGGAACAGCGGCGGTTCGCGTTCCACTTCCTCGGCGGGGACGCCGACCCGGTGGACACCGCCCTCGGTTCGTACCTCAACCCCGACGGCGGCTACGGCCACGCCCTCGATCCGGATCTGCGCGGCCCCCTGAGCCAGCCCCTGCACACCGCGCACGCGCTGCGGGTGCTGGACAGCCTGGGCCGCTGCGCCGGGCAGCGCATCGAGCGGCTCTGCCGCCACCTGACGGGCGTCTCCACTGCGGAGGGCGCGCTTCCGGTGGTCTTCCCGGCCCCGCACGACTACCCCGGGGCCCCGTACCACCCGATGCACGACGACGCGCCGGGCGAGCTGCTGACCACCGGTCCGGTCGTCGGCCTGCTGCACCGCAACCGCGTCTGGCACGCCTGGCTCTTCCGGGCCACGGACTTCTGCTGGGACCGGGTCGAGAACCTGCACCGCACGCACCCGTACGAGGTCCAGAGCGCCGTGGCCTTCCTCGACGGCGTCCCCGACCGGGCGCGCGCGGCGACGGCCGCGGACCGGCTGGGGCGGCTGGTGCGCGAGCAGCGGCTCGCCGTGCTCGATCCGCGCCGGCGGGCGGAGTTCCCGCCGGCTCCGGGCTACGCACCTGGCGAACAGCTGTTCCCGCACGACTTCGCGCGGCGGCCCGAGTCGCTGGCCCGCGGCTGGTTCACGGACGAGGAGATGCGCCGCTCGCTGGACTTCCTGGCCGACGCGCAGCAGCAGGACGGCGGCTGGCCGGTCCGGCGCGAGGCCTGGGCGCCGGGCAGTTCCCTGGAGCGGCGGCCGATCGCGACGCTGGAGGCGCTGCTGACCCTGCGGGCGTACGGGCGCCTGCCTGCACGGGTCAGCCGCCCAGGGCCCGTACCCCCGCGGTGACGGCGACGGCGGCCGCGACCACGACCAGGAACGGGGCCCGCAGCAGCAGCGCGAGCCCGGCGGCGGCCAGCCCGGCGGCGCGGGCGTCGACGACGAGCGCGGACCCGGTGCTGAAGGTCTGCTGGGCCGTGAGCGCGGCCAGCAGCGCGACCGGCAGCAGCGCGGCCAGGCGGCGCACCAGGGGCCGCTCCAGGGCCCCGGCGGGAACGAGCAGTCCCGCGTACTTCACGGCGTAGCAGCCGACGACGGTGAGCCCGATGGCGATCCAGACGTTCACGAGCGGCGTCCCTTCATCCACAGCACGACGGGGGCGGCCAGGGCCGCGATCAGCACGGGCACCCCGGCGGGCAGCACGGGCAGGAAGCCCAGCCCGAGGACGAGCGCGAGGGCGGCGACCGCCCGCTCGGTGGCCGTCTTCAGCATCGGCGCGAGCAGGGCCAGGAACACGGCGGGTCCGGCGGCATCCAGTCCCCAGGCCCGGGTGTCGCCGATGGCCTCGGCACCGAGCGCGCCGAGCAGGGTGGTGACGTTCCACAGCACGTAGAGGGTGAGCCCGGTGACGGTGAAGCCGAGCCGGGCCGACTTGCGGTCGGGCTGGGCCAGCGCCACGGCGGTGGTCTCGTCGATCACCCAGTGCGCGGCGAGGGGCCGTACGGCGCGCGGCAGCCGGAGCAGCTCCGACAGGCGCAGCCCGTAGAAGGCGTTCCGGGTGCCGAGGAAGAAGGCCCCGGCGGCGGCGGTGAACGGATTGCCTCCGGCGGCCAATGCTCCGACCAGGGCGAACTGCGAGGCCCCGGTGAACACGAGGAGGCTCAGCACACAGGCCTGGAGGGTGCTGATGCCGGCTCCGGCCGCCGTCACACCGAAGGCGAACCCGGACAGCCCGACCGCGACACCGACGCCGAGCGCGTCCCTGACGACCGCGGCCCGCGGCCGCCCACCGGACGCCGCTGTCTCTCGTATCTCTGGCTCTGTGACCAGCTGCTTCTCTCCCACACCCCGAAAGTACGCGGGGCCGGGCCGGATGGTCTTGTACGTTCTTGCGCGCGGTGTCAGTCCCGCCGCCGCACCGGATCCCCGAGCAGCGCGGTCAGCTGCCCCTCGACGGCCGCGAGCAACGGGGCTCCGAAGACGGTCAGTGTCTCCTCCCAGGGGTGTCCGAAGGTCCCGAACGTCAGGTCGGGGTGGAGGTAGAGGTAGTAGTCCCCGTTCGGACAGACCTCTCCGGGCCAGTCCGGTGCGCCGGGAAAGCCGACCCGGTGGGGGTCGAAGGTGTAGCCGGTGTGCTGCCAGTCGAGCCAGACCAGACGGCCGCCGGGACGGGTGTTCGCCACCAGGGCGGGCCTCACGATCAGGTCCGGTTCGTCGGTGAGCGTGCTCCTCAGCCGCCAGGTGGCGCAGGGGGTGGATGCGGCGAATCCGGGCAACTTCGCGATGTGCGGATCGAAGGCGAACTCACGCTCCAGCCGGTCCCACAGCCGGTCCTCGGCCCCCGGGTCGATCAGGCCGACCGGCCTGTCCGCCGGCGGCGTGCCCGGCGGGTCCCACGCGTAGGTGCGTACGGTGCTCAGCTCGGCGAATCCCGCGG includes these proteins:
- a CDS encoding DUF3046 domain-containing protein, which encodes MRLTIFWERMAEHFGAGYADSFARDHVMAELGGLTVHQALDAGWETKDVWRAVCSAMDVPASLR
- a CDS encoding AI-2E family transporter, which translates into the protein MGATEETTDQPAAVQGALPPPRAADPGAAPAAPAASGPEPEPEPEPDPGAAGTGAAWPADPASPQGPAGPGRPPVDAPPAGGDERMPRWLPRAVVLVLGLVACFQLGSWAFHQLIGLLVNILIAFFLALAIEPAVARMAAGGMRRGLATFLMFTAVFVVSVGFLALLGSLLAGQIVAMVEGFPGYIDSVINFINSTFHTDLSRLEIQESVLRSDWLRKYVQNSASGVLDVSATVLGGLFKLLTIGLFSFYFAADGPRLRRALCSVLPPAKQAEVLRAWEIAVAKTGGYIYSRGLMALISGVATYVVLAVLGVPYAPALAVWVGLVSQFIPTIGTYLAGALPVLLAFTVNPWYALYVLVFVVVYQQFENYMLQPKLTSKTVDIHPAVAFGSVIAGTALLGAVGALIAIPAVATLQAFLGAYVKRYELTRDADSSTSRPRRRVRLPRLR
- a CDS encoding AzlC family ABC transporter permease, translating into MGEKQLVTEPEIRETAASGGRPRAAVVRDALGVGVAVGLSGFAFGVTAAGAGISTLQACVLSLLVFTGASQFALVGALAAGGNPFTAAAGAFFLGTRNAFYGLRLSELLRLPRAVRPLAAHWVIDETTAVALAQPDRKSARLGFTVTGLTLYVLWNVTTLLGALGAEAIGDTRAWGLDAAGPAVFLALLAPMLKTATERAVAALALVLGLGFLPVLPAGVPVLIAALAAPVVLWMKGRRS
- a CDS encoding AzlD domain-containing protein; this encodes MNVWIAIGLTVVGCYAVKYAGLLVPAGALERPLVRRLAALLPVALLAALTAQQTFSTGSALVVDARAAGLAAAGLALLLRAPFLVVVAAAVAVTAGVRALGG
- a CDS encoding DUF2716 domain-containing protein, producing MGAARTLAAASGPHASTLADFEADGGCRYGQRDAAVLLERGEVVAAGWAEVAAGTDFLLIGGLTGPHAEFPGAWRAMVEPPEHYHRHLHRPVPYCVAEAAGELRTGLIAAGFAELSTVRTYAWDPPGTPPADRPVGLIDPGAEDRLWDRLEREFAFDPHIAKLPGFAASTPCATWRLRSTLTDEPDLIVRPALVANTRPGGRLVWLDWQHTGYTFDPHRVGFPGAPDWPGEVCPNGDYYLYLHPDLTFGTFGHPWEETLTVFGAPLLAAVEGQLTALLGDPVRRRD